TTGTTTAACAGTATTTACTGTACGGTGTTGAAGGCAGTTAAATAAGCTGCAGATTTGATTTGAAGTCACTGACCCTCAGCAACTcgtatacaaaatatacaatacctACGACAGAATTGACTGACCTCTTATCGCAATcacaattatttgtggaagtaatattgtttatgttaaacatttaatttgaaacacCAGGATGTTAGAAACGGAAGAAGTTGATGATGATTTCTTCACTCCAGTAGCTGGGTAAGTCTaagcttataataaaattatgtttgttacaTTATACTGACCTGTTCTGAAATTTGTGTAATCAATGTACCTATACCGAGATCTGCAAAGAGAGGTGTGGAAGGAGGGTTTTTGCCCTGTTGTGGGACaaccacggctaaaaataataatgtacctatagaACTTGAACACTTGTAATCATGTAACAATACTTACATTTCAGTGCTTCTTTGGCCAACATATTTGGAAGTGCTGTGAAAATCAATGAAGAGAAATCAAATGACTCATTAAAGTATGTACCTCCGAAGCCTCAAAGCATTCCTCCGAAACAAGAACCAACTAAAAGCACTGAATGTATATTTGCATGTGCTCTTATTGGCCATGAATGGTAAGTTCAGATTACAATTGACATTTTGAAATTGATAATTTATCAGTCTGATCTTTgttatacaagtatatacatattataaattctgcattaataaatattttaatatagaatCTGGGAAATCATcaattttagattattttatgtaaataacttatatcactatgtattttataaccATTGAATTATAATGGatgtgatttaattttatctaatatCAACTGCTTTAGTAATAtcacctttttatttttcaggttCAATAATGTCTACACATCTAGAGGAAAAATAGGTTTTGCTATTGTTAAGATACAAAAGACTGCAATCCACAATATTGTGCTTTATGACTCTAATAAGACTACCTTATCCTGTACCACATTATCAAATAATTTAGAgataactattaaaaacaatacatatatCTCATACTAtgataatcttaaaaaatactgGAGCATTTATGGTACAAAAGATGAAGTGGATAAAATTGCAGAACATTTGTCTAAATTGGATGTCAAGATACAGTATTCTTCTTACACAGAACAAGGCCCACCAGAACCTGCTAAAGTAGACACTAAAACCAATGCACCATTAGAGCAAAGTGAGAAAATTGACAAAGGAAGTGATACAGACTCTTCTataaacagaaaaacaaaagcTTCCATTCTAAACAGAATGGCAAATATGGGACATTCAGTTTTACCAACTAGAACTGTCTCAGTAGAGAGGACCAGTGACTCATCAGACACAATGGAAACTGAGATTCAACCAAAACATGTCAGACATAAACCAGTTAAAAGTGTAATGAAAAAAAGTAACATAGAAAATGTGACAGAGGCACAACTTGTAAGAGAAACACACCAGAATACAATGGTGCCAAAAACTGAGCCAGTTGCTAACATTCCATTTTACCCATCTTCTGGAAGCCAGTTAATACCTATCTCCAGCACAAATATCATTACAGGACCTAACGCAGACTTTGGCATGTTTATGTCCGAACAAAGGATAAGCAATAGTGAGTTAAgaataaacatgaatagaatAACTGACAAAGTGGACTCAGTCTTAGACAAAATTAGCAAATTTGAACAAAGAGAAAGTTCAAATATTCAAACAGATATATTAATGAAATTGCTCTCAGAGTATGAAAATAAGATTAAAGTTTATGAAGAATTACTTAA
The genomic region above belongs to Spodoptera frugiperda isolate SF20-4 chromosome 12, AGI-APGP_CSIRO_Sfru_2.0, whole genome shotgun sequence and contains:
- the LOC118262322 gene encoding FK506-binding protein 15; the protein is MLETEEVDDDFFTPVAGASLANIFGSAVKINEEKSNDSLKYVPPKPQSIPPKQEPTKSTECIFACALIGHEWFNNVYTSRGKIGFAIVKIQKTAIHNIVLYDSNKTTLSCTTLSNNLEITIKNNTYISYYDNLKKYWSIYGTKDEVDKIAEHLSKLDVKIQYSSYTEQGPPEPAKVDTKTNAPLEQSEKIDKGSDTDSSINRKTKASILNRMANMGHSVLPTRTVSVERTSDSSDTMETEIQPKHVRHKPVKSVMKKSNIENVTEAQLVRETHQNTMVPKTEPVANIPFYPSSGSQLIPISSTNIITGPNADFGMFMSEQRISNSELRINMNRITDKVDSVLDKISKFEQRESSNIQTDILMKLLSEYENKIKVYEELLKARNVNNTETVTTSNVCQNDNQIEILTKKISELERINQNKTSEISHLQGAIELLKSQHAEERVKHDNNEGALQQKIINLESSLQRKDDELTEIREKLDNKTNDVEDNIEDKVKNIMNVTFQTVSSKFDNNEVYSGVLVKQIIGAIIKKITMQTLREL